One Maribacter cobaltidurans genomic window carries:
- a CDS encoding type I restriction enzyme HsdR N-terminal domain-containing protein, whose translation MQPLNFPRYTFRFKNSQNTALIFDMVRKKFVVLTPEEWVRQHVLKFLVQEKKYPLSHINVEKQLVYNGLKKRYDVVVFNPDGSIHLLVECKAPHVSIAQKTFDQIAQYNFNLNATYLLLTNGLEHYTCQMLFKEEKYKFLKEIPEFSR comes from the coding sequence ATGCAGCCCCTTAACTTTCCGAGGTACACCTTTAGGTTCAAAAATAGTCAAAATACAGCCCTGATTTTTGACATGGTTCGCAAAAAGTTTGTGGTATTGACTCCAGAGGAATGGGTAAGACAGCATGTGCTAAAGTTTCTGGTCCAAGAAAAAAAATATCCGTTAAGTCATATCAATGTAGAAAAGCAACTTGTCTACAACGGTTTGAAAAAACGTTACGATGTAGTGGTTTTTAATCCGGACGGAAGTATTCATTTATTGGTAGAATGTAAGGCACCCCACGTTTCCATTGCCCAAAAAACCTTTGATCAAATAGCGCAATACAATTTTAACCTTAATGCCACCTATTTATTGCTCACCAATGGATTGGAACACTATACTTGCCAAATGCTTTTCAAAGAGGAAAAATATAAGTTTTTAAAGGAGATTCCTGAATTTAGCCGTTAA
- a CDS encoding glycosyltransferase family 2 protein, translated as MKIAIVILNWNGEVLLERYLPSVIKFSEGLADIYVADNASTDDSIPFIKKHYPKIKCIQNSTNGGFAKGYNDALRFVNADIFCLLNSDVEVTEGWLDPVIDFFSEHLDAAIVQPKILDLLKKDHFEYAGAAGGFIDQLGYPFCRGRIFQSLEKDQGQYDDIQEIFWATGACMFVRSKVFWELGGFDPDYFAHQEEVDFCWRAKNHGYKVFYIGTSRVYHLGGSTLSNMNPKKTYLNFRNSLFSITKNLPRRKAFIIIFIRLLLDGIAALRFVLQFRMKHCWAILRAHLSFYRQFGRMYGKREKANFIIKYYIVKSIVWSYFVNGIKNFNILVKD; from the coding sequence TTGAAGATAGCCATTGTCATACTCAATTGGAATGGAGAGGTACTCCTTGAGCGCTACCTTCCTTCGGTAATTAAATTTTCCGAAGGACTTGCAGATATTTATGTTGCCGACAATGCTTCCACGGATGACTCCATACCATTTATAAAAAAGCATTACCCCAAAATCAAATGCATACAAAATTCCACAAACGGTGGATTTGCAAAAGGGTATAACGATGCGCTACGGTTTGTGAACGCCGATATTTTCTGCCTTTTAAATTCAGATGTAGAGGTAACTGAAGGTTGGTTGGACCCAGTTATTGATTTTTTTTCGGAGCATCTGGATGCGGCTATCGTGCAACCTAAAATATTGGACCTGTTAAAAAAGGACCATTTTGAATATGCCGGGGCTGCCGGAGGTTTTATAGACCAATTAGGTTATCCATTTTGTAGGGGAAGGATTTTCCAAAGTTTGGAAAAGGATCAAGGACAATATGATGATATCCAGGAAATCTTTTGGGCCACTGGCGCCTGTATGTTCGTGCGTTCAAAAGTATTTTGGGAATTAGGTGGTTTTGACCCCGATTATTTTGCACATCAGGAAGAAGTAGATTTTTGTTGGAGGGCCAAAAACCATGGATATAAGGTTTTTTATATAGGAACTTCCAGGGTATATCATCTAGGTGGTTCTACTTTAAGCAACATGAATCCAAAAAAGACGTATCTTAATTTTAGGAATTCCCTATTTTCCATTACCAAAAACCTTCCCAGAAGAAAGGCTTTTATCATAATTTTTATTAGATTGCTCTTGGATGGTATTGCGGCACTGCGATTCGTATTACAATTTAGAATGAAGCACTGCTGGGCCATATTAAGGGCACATTTGAGCTTTTACAGACAATTTGGACGTATGTATGGAAAGCGGGAAAAAGCTAATTTTATTATAAAATACTATATTGTAAAATCCATAGTATGGTCTTATTTCGTAAATGGAATAAAGAATTTTAACATTTTAGTAAAAGATTAA
- a CDS encoding OmpA family protein has protein sequence MKKIILGCLGVTLLLSSCVSQKKYADLEAKQKETQDLLNSATVKLNDCLEEKATASSRLQTLEDQNAFLKANNQELINNMGNLTTLTTKGAENLEKSLESLKEKDLTIRKLNDAITRRDSVNLSLVQSLKGVLGNLDDEDIEISVEKGVVFVSISDKLLFSSGSYNVTNRAKEVLGKVAKVVNNKPDFEFMVEGHTDDVPYTAGRPVLLDNWDLSVKRATAVVRILQNDFGVDPKRMTAAGRSEYVPVSQTEKSKNRRTRIVVLPKIDQFYSMIEEGMKDPAIGGGK, from the coding sequence ATGAAAAAAATCATTTTAGGCTGTCTTGGAGTAACGCTACTATTATCCTCCTGTGTTTCACAGAAGAAATATGCTGATCTTGAGGCGAAACAGAAAGAGACACAAGATTTATTGAATTCGGCCACTGTAAAGTTGAACGATTGTTTGGAAGAAAAGGCTACGGCTTCATCTAGGCTTCAAACTTTGGAAGATCAAAATGCATTCCTAAAAGCCAACAATCAAGAATTGATCAACAACATGGGCAACCTTACCACATTGACCACCAAAGGTGCCGAGAACTTGGAAAAATCTTTGGAAAGCCTTAAGGAAAAAGATTTAACCATTCGCAAATTGAACGATGCAATTACCAGAAGAGACTCAGTAAACCTTTCTTTGGTTCAGAGCTTAAAAGGTGTTTTAGGCAATTTGGACGATGAAGATATTGAAATCAGCGTAGAGAAAGGTGTTGTTTTTGTATCCATTTCCGACAAGTTATTGTTTAGCAGCGGAAGCTATAACGTAACCAACAGAGCTAAAGAAGTTCTTGGAAAGGTAGCTAAGGTTGTAAACAACAAGCCTGATTTTGAGTTTATGGTAGAAGGTCACACAGACGACGTCCCTTACACTGCCGGTAGACCTGTGTTATTGGATAACTGGGATTTAAGTGTAAAGCGAGCAACAGCAGTTGTTAGAATTTTACAAAACGATTTTGGTGTTGATCCTAAGCGTATGACCGCTGCTGGTAGATCAGAATATGTACCTGTATCTCAAACAGAAAAATCCAAAAATAGAAGAACTAGAATTGTTGTTCTTCCAAAAATCGATCAGTTTTATAGTATGATCGAAGAAGGAATGAAAGATCCTGCCATTGGTGGAGGAAAATAA